A segment of the Acidimicrobiales bacterium genome:
GCGCCAGGCTCGTCAGGCCGTGCGAGTCGAGGACGACCGTCACGCCGAATGTCGGCGGCCGGACCGGCCGAAGGCCTTGTCGGCCCATGCCCCGGCTTCAGCGCGCTCACTCTCGCTGATTGGTCCCAGCTCCGCATCCAGCTCGGCGAGGTAGGAGTCGAGTTCTGCGATCTTGGCCAAACGGCCCAACTCCGCTGCTACGGCGCGCTGG
Coding sequences within it:
- a CDS encoding type II toxin-antitoxin system CcdA family antitoxin; translation: MARVNITMPDELYDQARESGLNVSQLAQRAVAAELGRLAKIAELDSYLAELDAELGPISESERAEAGAWADKAFGRSGRRHSA